DNA from Candidatus Atribacteria bacterium ADurb.Bin276:
GACTCTCAACCGATATCTGATTCATATTATTGTCCTTATGGGCATATATTCAATCGCTACCGTGAGTCTTAACTTGACCAATGGATATACCGGTCTTTTTTCTCTTGGGCATGCTGCATTTATGGCGATCGGTGCCTATACTTCTACCTTGCTGGCTTTTCCGCTCCATCTGAGGGAGTCATACGAACTTCCACTTTTACCCGCTTTCTTGACTGGTGCCGATGGAGCCATGCCCTTTATCGTTGCTTTAATCGCCGGAGGAGTGTTTGCTGCACTATCAGCAATTCTAATTGGAGCCCCGGTTCTCCGATTAAGAGGGCACTATCTCTCAGTTGCTTCATTGGGTTTCATGGTCATAGTGACCACCTTTGCCAAAACTCTTAAGGGGATCACCCGGGGATCAATGGGAATCAATGCCATACCTTCTTATACCAATATCTATTGGACCTATTTATGGCTCCTCATCGCAATATATGTGGTTTGGAGAATAGTTCATTCCCGTTTTGGGCGTGCTATGATGGCAATCCGAGATGATGAAACCGCCGCTCAGGTTTTGGGGATTTTTCCGATGAAGTATAAACTGTTGTCTTTTGTTGTTGGTGCTTTTTTTGCCGGCGTGGCCGGTGGTTTATTTGCTCATTTTACCAAAGCCATACGTCCTTTTGAGTTTTCATTTGCCAT
Protein-coding regions in this window:
- the livH_2 gene encoding High-affinity branched-chain amino acid transport system permease protein LivH encodes the protein MNQKRRIIPEFWFIIGGCLLFLIIFILSRTLNRYLIHIIVLMGIYSIATVSLNLTNGYTGLFSLGHAAFMAIGAYTSTLLAFPLHLRESYELPLLPAFLTGADGAMPFIVALIAGGVFAALSAILIGAPVLRLRGHYLSVASLGFMVIVTTFAKTLKGITRGSMGINAIPSYTNIYWTYLWLLIAIYVVWRIVHSRFGRAMMAIRDDETAAQVLGIFPMKYKLLSFVVGAFFAGVAGGLFAHFTKAIRPFEFSFAMTFQIVIMLIVGGMGTMSGPLVGTFSLMAFRYALKPVEEHLKVYGFIELVYAALLIIIMLWKPEGIMGKRQLKR